One region of Chlorobiota bacterium genomic DNA includes:
- a CDS encoding radical SAM protein, with protein sequence MPRQKIILYNPKSVFFTMPLGLMAVASALDRSRYDVQIIDGRRVVEMAEEFLRRGLWFTWTATMRADQGSRLSDQALQNCVRAGLRWLMVGVESGSQEMLEYLKKDVKIEQILAIAERCAKHGIQCVFPHIVGFPGETDASIPLEKAIIERLKPLPKIS encoded by the coding sequence ATGCCACGGCAAAAAATTATCCTGTACAACCCGAAGTCCGTTTTCTTTACGATGCCGCTTGGCTTAATGGCGGTTGCTTCTGCGCTTGACCGCAGCCGTTATGATGTCCAGATTATTGATGGCCGACGCGTGGTGGAAATGGCGGAGGAATTTCTGCGCCGCGGTCTGTGGTTTACGTGGACGGCAACCATGAGGGCAGATCAGGGAAGCCGATTATCGGATCAGGCGTTGCAGAACTGCGTGCGTGCCGGGTTGCGTTGGCTGATGGTTGGTGTTGAATCGGGATCGCAAGAGATGCTGGAGTATTTGAAGAAGGATGTGAAGATCGAGCAAATTCTTGCGATTGCTGAGCGGTGCGCCAAGCATGGAATTCAATGCGTGTTTCCCCATATCGTTGGCTTCCCGGGGGAAACCGATGCAAGCATCCCTCTGGAAAAAGCAATTATCGAGCGATTAAAACCTTTGCCCAAAATTTCCTGA
- a CDS encoding B12-binding domain-containing radical SAM protein, with protein MTTLFTHSYFLRFDPKEYKAMMPYPPLGTLYAAAVARDAGHDVALFDAMLADSEEEIEAHILATRPEVVVIYDDDFNYLTKMCLTRMREAACRMAAIAKQHGCAVIVHGSDPTDHFHTYFDAGADAILLGESEITLKEVLEYLAETTERPMTEIAGVVVRNANGEIVQGPRRGALRDLDQLPFPARDLVDIDRYRAIWTERHGYFSLNIATTRGCPFHCNWCAKPLYGQSYSSHSPERVAAEMELLKKTWNPDHLWICDDIFGLKPGWMETFANQVQRRNAAIPFKCLSRADLLLRGNTIGLLQRAGCRTVWMGAESGSQKVLDAMEKGTTIQQIEEATRKLRGAGIHVGYFLQFGYPGEGKQEIADTLAMVQKNLPDEIGISVSYPLPGTPFYQRVKAQMKGQQNWRESADLAMMFQGAFSTQFYRRLAAYVHKKHRLWLGLRLLRALAQKRGDATHRIPFRRALLAPYYAIGALLLLPQLRFHQQANRLPKLQPPRPAAELR; from the coding sequence ATGACGACACTGTTCACACACAGCTATTTCCTGCGTTTCGACCCAAAGGAGTACAAGGCGATGATGCCCTACCCTCCGCTGGGGACGTTATACGCGGCGGCTGTTGCGCGGGATGCCGGGCATGATGTTGCGCTGTTTGATGCGATGCTGGCTGACTCCGAAGAAGAAATTGAGGCGCATATTCTGGCAACCCGCCCCGAGGTGGTTGTTATTTACGACGACGATTTTAATTACCTCACCAAAATGTGCCTGACCCGAATGCGGGAGGCCGCGTGCAGGATGGCGGCGATTGCTAAACAGCATGGTTGTGCGGTGATTGTTCATGGTTCGGACCCCACCGATCATTTCCACACCTACTTTGATGCCGGGGCCGATGCAATTTTGCTGGGCGAGTCCGAAATAACGCTGAAAGAAGTCTTGGAATATCTGGCCGAAACAACGGAACGCCCGATGACTGAAATTGCCGGAGTGGTTGTTCGCAATGCAAATGGGGAAATCGTTCAGGGACCGCGGCGGGGGGCGTTGCGCGATTTGGATCAGCTCCCATTTCCGGCACGCGACCTTGTGGATATTGATCGCTACCGGGCAATTTGGACCGAACGTCACGGCTATTTTTCGCTGAATATCGCCACCACTCGCGGCTGCCCGTTCCATTGCAACTGGTGCGCAAAACCGCTGTACGGCCAAAGCTATTCGTCACACTCGCCGGAGCGTGTGGCAGCGGAAATGGAGCTGCTGAAAAAAACTTGGAACCCCGACCACCTCTGGATTTGCGATGACATTTTTGGGCTGAAACCAGGCTGGATGGAAACGTTCGCCAACCAGGTGCAACGCCGCAACGCCGCAATCCCATTCAAGTGCCTAAGCCGTGCGGATTTGCTGCTGCGCGGGAACACCATTGGCTTGCTGCAACGCGCCGGATGCCGTACCGTCTGGATGGGGGCCGAATCTGGTTCGCAGAAGGTGCTGGACGCAATGGAGAAAGGGACGACCATCCAGCAGATTGAGGAAGCCACAAGGAAATTGCGGGGGGCAGGAATTCACGTTGGATATTTCTTGCAGTTCGGTTATCCGGGGGAGGGGAAGCAAGAAATTGCCGACACGCTGGCGATGGTCCAAAAGAATTTGCCGGATGAAATCGGCATCTCCGTCTCCTACCCGCTTCCAGGAACGCCGTTCTACCAGCGGGTGAAAGCGCAGATGAAGGGGCAGCAGAATTGGAGGGAAAGCGCGGACCTTGCAATGATGTTCCAGGGGGCGTTCAGCACTCAGTTTTACCGCAGGCTGGCGGCATACGTTCATAAAAAACACCGCTTGTGGCTGGGCCTGCGGTTGCTGCGGGCATTGGCGCAGAAACGGGGGGATGCAACCCACCGAATCCCGTTCCGGCGTGCGTTGCTTGCCCCGTACTACGCGATTGGAGCGTTGCTGCTGCTCCCTCAGCTTCGTTTCCACCAGCAAGCCAACCGCCTGCCGAAGCTCCAGCCGCCGCGCCCTGCGGCTGAGCTTCGATAG